One window of Caldicoprobacter guelmensis genomic DNA carries:
- a CDS encoding ADP-ribosylglycohydrolase family protein produces MIKFKDRVRGVVLGIAYGDALGAPVEKLSYEEIKKKYGRVNTLNTKWYKADLPANERLYRMKGNGIVTDDTLMTLSLINVYCIKKRHLDAYDLADEFIKEIAFRPKYIPEFGREAFLIERLFYPEKYLFLRHALANCNPREGGIGNMVNCGAAMYIAPVGVVNACDPMAAYNEAISFAMGHQSSYGLEAAGVLAACVAKAFEPDVDISDIIQTALNCAKDGTKKAIEEICNAALKLRKYKDDKDLVVKEFHKIMSYFSPMGDDVNKTIEKVGIPSNYYTPNRLFSIEELPIALGYITLHDGDFQNSVIDGINSGRDTDSIGVMIGAILGAKHGYKVISKEDIETLEKVNKLNLIEAADRFAEVAQYIIQKDLELWEKKKDFYNKLGLGEDSKEGRLNQ; encoded by the coding sequence GAAGAAATTAAAAAGAAATACGGTAGAGTAAATACATTGAATACTAAATGGTATAAAGCGGATTTACCTGCAAACGAAAGGCTTTATCGCATGAAAGGTAATGGAATTGTTACTGATGATACATTGATGACGTTATCTTTAATTAACGTATACTGTATTAAAAAAAGGCATTTAGATGCATATGATCTTGCAGATGAATTTATTAAAGAAATAGCTTTTAGGCCTAAGTATATTCCCGAATTTGGTAGAGAGGCGTTCCTTATAGAACGCCTCTTCTACCCTGAAAAATATCTATTTCTTAGGCATGCCTTGGCTAATTGTAATCCCAGAGAAGGCGGTATTGGCAATATGGTAAATTGTGGTGCTGCTATGTATATTGCACCTGTAGGAGTTGTTAATGCTTGTGATCCTATGGCGGCGTATAATGAAGCTATAAGTTTTGCCATGGGTCATCAATCAAGTTATGGTTTGGAAGCTGCGGGTGTATTAGCTGCATGTGTAGCAAAAGCATTTGAGCCTGATGTTGATATTAGCGATATTATTCAAACAGCGTTAAATTGTGCAAAAGATGGAACTAAGAAAGCTATAGAAGAGATTTGTAATGCAGCATTAAAGTTAAGAAAGTATAAAGATGATAAAGATCTTGTAGTAAAAGAGTTTCATAAAATAATGTCATATTTTTCTCCGATGGGGGATGATGTTAACAAAACAATAGAAAAAGTAGGTATTCCTTCTAACTATTATACCCCAAATAGGTTGTTTAGTATTGAAGAACTTCCCATAGCGTTAGGATATATTACACTTCACGATGGTGATTTCCAGAATTCTGTGATTGATGGAATTAACTCTGGAAGGGATACAGATTCGATCGGAGTAATGATAGGAGCTATACTTGGTGCTAAACATGGATATAAAGTGATTTCAAAAGAAGATATAGAGACTCTCGAAAAAGTTAATAAATTAAATTTAATAGAAGCTGCTGATAGATTTGCTGAAGTAGCCCAGTATATAATCCAAAAGGATTTAGAATTATGGGAGAAAAAGAAAGATTTTTATAATAAGTTAGGATTAGGGGAAGATAGTAAAGAAGGGAGATTGAACCAATAA
- a CDS encoding ADP-ribosylglycohydrolase family protein, with protein sequence MIPKDYIEKVYAGLLGKVIGVRLGAPVEPSVWTYEKIKMVYGNITSYIKNYKNFAADDDLNGPIFFLRALYDDAKDRELEPQDVGRAWLNYTRDGIGMFWWGGYGRSTEHTAYMNLKNGISAPVSGSIKQNGHILAEQIGGQIFIDTWGLVWPNNIEKAAEYAGKAASVSHDRNGIFGARFIAACISKAFSTQNVFEIIKAGLSVIPDDCTYAKLVKSVLDFYNKHPEDFRECRDYLEQNWGYDKFPGVCHIIPNAGVCVLSLLYGKGDFARTIEIATMCGWDTDCNAGNVGTIIGVAQGLSGIKEHYRVPVNDLIIASSISGYLNIIDIPTLAKEVAILGYKLAKQDPPSELIESFVEGEIYFDFELPGSTHGFRLSDSVNYRLRHTNEIAYKGKGALEVLLDRVVSGQITKVYYKPFYRRFDFDDERYSPTFAPKAYPGQKVSMKLYLDQWSGREVAVIPYVRNTYTKEDIKLGYYVLNNNKWQDVEFVIPDVEGAMVDEVGIIVDNNSTIKDRLLGRLFIDEFRIKGKAKYTIDFSKQFEEFSCVTPFSHNRGAWFIEGNRMHCLCIDHCEAYTGNYFTRDIRIRALVNPQNGFSHNIAFRVQGAMRGYHVGFSGKNQVSLILNDFGFKPLLTVPYKWRHNKNYWFEVVVKGSCIVFYIDGKKILEYEDERYKYGMFGISSLDIGRAYWSQIEVEEL encoded by the coding sequence ATGATACCAAAAGATTATATAGAAAAAGTATATGCAGGATTGTTAGGTAAGGTTATCGGTGTAAGATTAGGTGCTCCTGTGGAACCTTCGGTGTGGACCTATGAAAAAATCAAAATGGTATACGGTAATATAACTTCGTATATTAAAAATTACAAAAATTTTGCTGCAGATGATGATTTAAATGGACCTATATTTTTTCTGCGAGCTTTATATGATGATGCAAAAGATCGGGAACTCGAACCACAAGATGTTGGAAGAGCGTGGTTAAATTATACTAGAGATGGTATTGGTATGTTTTGGTGGGGAGGTTACGGTAGAAGTACTGAACATACAGCTTATATGAATCTGAAAAATGGTATTTCTGCTCCGGTTTCTGGTTCAATTAAACAAAACGGTCATATCTTAGCAGAACAAATAGGAGGACAAATTTTTATTGATACGTGGGGATTGGTTTGGCCAAACAATATAGAGAAAGCAGCTGAATATGCTGGGAAAGCAGCTAGTGTTTCTCATGATCGAAATGGGATTTTTGGTGCCAGATTTATAGCTGCATGTATTTCCAAGGCTTTTTCTACCCAAAATGTTTTTGAAATAATTAAGGCAGGTTTATCGGTAATACCAGATGATTGTACTTATGCTAAGCTTGTAAAATCGGTGTTAGATTTTTATAACAAACATCCTGAAGATTTTAGGGAATGTCGTGATTATTTAGAACAAAATTGGGGGTATGATAAATTTCCAGGAGTATGTCATATTATTCCAAACGCAGGAGTTTGTGTTTTATCTTTACTTTATGGGAAAGGAGATTTTGCTCGTACTATTGAAATTGCGACTATGTGTGGTTGGGATACTGATTGTAATGCTGGTAATGTTGGTACTATTATAGGTGTGGCACAAGGGTTAAGTGGGATTAAAGAACATTATCGAGTTCCAGTTAATGATTTAATAATAGCTTCAAGCATATCAGGATATTTAAATATTATAGACATACCTACACTTGCTAAAGAAGTGGCTATTCTGGGCTATAAATTGGCTAAACAAGATCCTCCATCTGAATTGATAGAGTCTTTTGTAGAAGGAGAAATATATTTTGATTTTGAATTGCCAGGATCCACTCATGGTTTTAGGCTTTCGGATTCGGTAAATTATAGATTAAGACATACTAATGAAATAGCTTATAAAGGAAAAGGAGCCTTAGAAGTGTTACTTGATAGAGTAGTGAGTGGCCAAATTACGAAAGTCTACTACAAACCTTTTTATAGAAGATTTGATTTTGATGATGAAAGATATAGTCCCACCTTTGCGCCGAAAGCTTATCCTGGCCAAAAAGTTAGTATGAAATTGTATTTAGATCAATGGAGTGGAAGAGAAGTAGCTGTCATTCCTTATGTTAGGAATACTTATACTAAAGAGGATATTAAACTGGGGTACTATGTTCTAAATAATAATAAGTGGCAAGATGTAGAGTTTGTTATACCTGATGTTGAAGGTGCAATGGTAGATGAAGTAGGTATCATTGTTGATAATAATTCTACGATTAAAGATCGGTTACTGGGGCGATTGTTTATTGATGAATTTAGAATTAAAGGTAAAGCCAAGTATACTATAGATTTTTCAAAACAATTTGAAGAATTCTCGTGCGTTACACCTTTTTCTCATAACAGAGGAGCTTGGTTCATTGAGGGGAATAGAATGCATTGCCTTTGTATAGACCATTGTGAGGCTTATACAGGTAATTATTTTACTCGAGATATACGAATTAGAGCATTAGTGAATCCTCAGAATGGATTTAGTCATAACATCGCTTTCAGAGTTCAAGGTGCTATGAGAGGTTATCATGTGGGATTTAGTGGTAAAAATCAGGTTTCACTAATACTAAATGATTTTGGATTTAAACCTCTGCTAACAGTTCCATACAAGTGGCGTCATAACAAAAATTATTGGTTTGAAGTAGTAGTAAAGGGAAGTTGTATAGTATTTTATATTGATGGTAAGAAAATTTTAGAGTATGAGGACGAACGTTATAAGTATGGAATGTTTGGAATTAGTAGCTTAGATATTGGTAGAGCTTATTGGAGTCAAATTGAAGTCGAGGAATTATAA
- a CDS encoding YitT family protein: protein MCKSKIGNLYSVIYIIIGSFIYSVAVNIFLIPHKLFNGGLTGIALIFEYLFFVPTEVTTIILNIPLFIGGYRFLGKRFVYLSFVAMISMSVFLSLTRNWQIEVKDIMLASIFGGLISGIGVGIIIKNGGSLGGVNIISLLVNKFFSFDIGKTAIIFNFLLLCVAILFLDIEIVMFSMIGIFISNRVVDIIQMGFNRKKIIIIVSDLADEMAREFFQHIQRGITFLNGIGAYTGQTKKVIYMVVCTRELPKVREIAHRIDPNAFISIIDTREVEGKGFKTPNFVS from the coding sequence ATGTGTAAGTCTAAAATTGGAAATTTATACAGTGTCATATATATAATAATAGGCAGTTTTATATATTCTGTTGCTGTTAATATTTTTCTAATTCCGCATAAATTATTTAACGGTGGCTTAACCGGGATTGCGTTGATATTTGAGTATTTATTTTTTGTACCAACTGAGGTTACTACGATTATTCTTAATATTCCTCTTTTTATTGGTGGTTATAGATTCTTAGGTAAACGTTTTGTATATTTAAGTTTTGTGGCCATGATAAGTATGTCTGTTTTTTTGTCTCTTACTAGAAATTGGCAGATAGAGGTAAAAGATATTATGCTGGCATCTATTTTTGGTGGATTAATTTCCGGGATTGGTGTTGGTATAATTATCAAAAATGGAGGTTCATTAGGTGGAGTTAATATTATCTCACTACTTGTAAATAAATTTTTTTCTTTCGATATAGGAAAAACAGCAATAATATTTAATTTTTTGTTGTTATGTGTAGCAATATTATTCTTAGATATTGAAATTGTAATGTTTTCAATGATAGGCATTTTTATAAGTAATAGAGTTGTTGATATTATACAAATGGGTTTTAATCGTAAAAAAATCATAATAATAGTATCAGATTTAGCGGATGAAATGGCTCGAGAATTTTTTCAGCATATACAAAGGGGAATTACATTTTTAAACGGTATAGGAGCGTATACGGGACAAACAAAAAAGGTTATCTATATGGTTGTATGTACCAGGGAACTGCCAAAAGTTAGAGAAATAGCACATAGAATTGATCCTAATGCCTTTATATCTATTATTGATACTAGAGAGGTAGAAGGTAAAGGATTTAAAACTCCTAACTTTGTAAGTTAA
- a CDS encoding spore coat associated protein CotJA produces MDYRYPEHYPPRAPYMYNYPMWKRVDLAEAYIPYQRYTTSFSPMEALHAGTMFPELVRPYEKNDCEGGRGL; encoded by the coding sequence ATGGATTATCGATATCCGGAGCATTATCCGCCAAGAGCGCCCTATATGTACAATTATCCGATGTGGAAAAGGGTGGACCTGGCGGAGGCATATATACCTTATCAACGCTATACTACCAGCTTTTCACCCATGGAAGCGCTGCATGCGGGTACTATGTTTCCGGAGCTTGTAAGGCCATATGAAAAAAACGATTGTGAAGGGGGTCGTGGTCTATGA
- a CDS encoding spore coat protein CotJB has protein sequence MNHAYNHDERQELLEQIKAIEFMTVDLNLYLDTHPNDRRALNEYNYYTRQLQALKNEYEMRYGPLTNFGYAMSQYPWAWINEPWPWEEEYYMEG, from the coding sequence ATGAACCATGCTTACAACCACGACGAGAGGCAGGAGCTTTTAGAGCAGATAAAGGCAATAGAATTTATGACGGTGGATTTAAACCTGTATCTTGATACTCATCCCAATGATCGCAGGGCTTTAAATGAGTACAACTATTATACCCGTCAGCTGCAGGCACTAAAAAATGAATACGAGATGCGCTACGGGCCTTTGACTAATTTTGGTTATGCGATGAGCCAATACCCCTGGGCCTGGATCAACGAGCCGTGGCCGTGGGAAGAAGAATACTATATGGAGGGATGA
- a CDS encoding recombinase family protein yields MAYCIYLRKSRADIEAEERGEGETLARHEKILLELARKMGLNVTKIYKEIGSGETISSRPVMQQLLHDVEEGMWEGVLVVEVERLARGDTIDQGIVAQTFKYSNTKIITPIKVYDPQNEFDEEYFEFGLFMSRREYKVINRRLQRGRLESVKEGKYVGNKPPYGYIRKKLEKDKGYTLVPHPEESRVVKQIFEWYVNGIGVSQIVRKLNDMKIPAANGGDWVNASVQEILRNPVYIGKIRWNFRPQIKKIINGQTVVQRPRSKEWLVVDGLHEPIIDEETFRMAQERLAKNPSVPVPRKYIIKNPLAGLIVCGICGRKMIRRPFNDGRPDLLMCQYTSCKNVSTLLDLVEKRLLQALEIWLKDYKLELSEKEEYSNNSEDVDLIKTSLNRIEKELETLNMQYNRLHDLLEQGVYSVDKFIERSRILSERIENARKEKEELQKILEDISSREESKRLIVPKIEGILESYYNIEDPAERNKLLKEVIEKAVYTKTVRGSRWCPDKQDDFELVIYPKLPKK; encoded by the coding sequence ATGGCATATTGCATATACCTACGGAAAAGCAGAGCTGATATAGAAGCAGAGGAAAGAGGAGAAGGAGAAACTTTAGCGAGACATGAAAAAATACTGCTGGAGCTGGCCAGGAAGATGGGCCTAAATGTAACTAAAATTTATAAAGAGATTGGGTCCGGTGAAACTATATCTTCCCGACCAGTAATGCAACAATTACTACATGATGTCGAAGAAGGAATGTGGGAAGGTGTATTGGTTGTAGAAGTTGAACGCCTGGCCCGTGGTGATACTATAGATCAAGGGATAGTGGCCCAAACTTTTAAGTATTCAAATACAAAGATCATTACCCCTATCAAGGTTTATGATCCTCAAAATGAGTTTGATGAGGAATATTTTGAATTTGGTTTGTTTATGTCTAGAAGGGAATATAAGGTCATAAACAGACGTTTACAACGTGGTAGGCTTGAATCGGTTAAAGAAGGCAAATATGTTGGCAATAAGCCTCCGTATGGTTATATACGGAAGAAACTAGAAAAAGATAAGGGCTATACTCTGGTACCTCACCCTGAAGAATCCAGGGTGGTAAAGCAGATATTTGAGTGGTACGTCAATGGGATAGGTGTTTCCCAGATTGTTAGGAAATTAAACGACATGAAGATACCTGCCGCAAACGGTGGCGATTGGGTAAATGCATCTGTTCAGGAAATACTTCGTAATCCCGTTTATATTGGGAAAATTCGCTGGAATTTTAGACCACAGATTAAGAAAATAATAAACGGTCAAACGGTAGTACAACGACCTAGAAGTAAAGAATGGCTGGTAGTGGACGGATTACATGAGCCTATAATCGATGAGGAAACTTTTAGGATGGCCCAGGAACGTTTAGCGAAGAATCCTAGTGTCCCGGTCCCCAGGAAGTATATCATCAAAAATCCGCTGGCTGGTTTAATCGTATGTGGCATATGTGGCCGGAAAATGATAAGAAGGCCCTTCAACGATGGAAGGCCGGACCTTCTCATGTGTCAGTATACTTCTTGTAAGAATGTAAGTACCCTCTTGGATCTGGTGGAGAAAAGGTTACTTCAAGCATTAGAGATATGGCTTAAAGACTATAAACTTGAATTGAGCGAAAAGGAAGAATATTCAAACAATTCTGAAGATGTGGATCTCATAAAAACATCCCTAAACAGGATTGAAAAAGAGCTTGAGACATTGAATATGCAATATAACCGTTTACATGACCTGCTTGAACAAGGTGTCTATTCCGTGGACAAGTTTATTGAACGTTCCAGGATTTTAAGCGAAAGGATAGAAAATGCCAGAAAGGAAAAAGAGGAATTGCAAAAAATACTAGAAGATATCTCTTCCAGGGAAGAAAGCAAAAGGCTTATAGTCCCTAAAATAGAAGGTATCTTGGAATCTTATTACAACATAGAAGATCCAGCCGAGAGGAATAAACTGCTCAAGGAAGTTATTGAAAAAGCAGTATATACAAAGACTGTAAGAGGTAGCAGGTGGTGTCCAGATAAACAGGATGATTTTGAGCTTGTCATTTATCCTAAACTACCAAAAAAATAA
- a CDS encoding restriction endonuclease, producing the protein MAQNLFIVFFFIWLFCATLFVAVIAAYLSNLKEKWLERLSNKRDLKFFEKALFGILSSKQPKSQRRNPILNIDRMTGHQFEIFLKELFKSLGYRVKKTPDSGDFGADLYMEKDGKTYIVQAKRYKSKVGIKAVQEIVAAKSYYNAQNAIVITNNYFTEAAKELAKKNNVILCERPDLIKLVEKSKMIMEKSKQAKNIKSQNTIRKGGAL; encoded by the coding sequence ATGGCACAAAATTTATTTATTGTCTTCTTTTTCATCTGGTTATTCTGTGCTACTTTATTTGTTGCAGTAATAGCAGCTTATTTAAGCAATTTAAAAGAAAAGTGGCTTGAACGTTTATCAAATAAAAGAGACTTGAAGTTTTTTGAAAAGGCCCTTTTTGGAATATTGAGCAGTAAACAGCCCAAAAGTCAGAGAAGAAATCCAATACTTAATATTGACAGAATGACAGGACACCAGTTTGAAATTTTCTTGAAAGAATTATTTAAATCTCTAGGTTACAGGGTCAAAAAAACACCGGATTCTGGTGATTTTGGAGCAGATTTATATATGGAAAAAGACGGAAAAACCTATATAGTGCAGGCTAAACGCTATAAATCTAAAGTCGGAATTAAAGCTGTGCAGGAAATAGTCGCCGCAAAATCTTATTATAACGCACAAAATGCTATTGTAATAACAAACAACTACTTTACTGAAGCGGCTAAGGAATTGGCTAAGAAAAACAACGTAATACTATGTGAAAGGCCAGATTTGATTAAGCTCGTTGAAAAGAGTAAAATGATTATGGAAAAAAGCAAACAAGCAAAAAATATTAAAAGTCAAAATACAATCAGAAAGGGTGGAGCATTATGA
- a CDS encoding helix-turn-helix domain-containing protein, giving the protein MKIGDRIKQLREETNMGRAELAQKIGITYYALSKYETNERQPDYETLKKIARLFNVSTDYLLGYSDIRNPYEKTYDKLGINELSPESKKELEKFVELLKLKDKMDKTKDEMSSALDSNAQ; this is encoded by the coding sequence ATGAAAATTGGAGATAGAATTAAACAATTAAGGGAAGAAACAAATATGGGACGAGCTGAATTAGCTCAAAAAATTGGTATTACTTATTACGCTCTATCAAAGTATGAGACAAACGAAAGACAACCAGATTATGAAACTCTGAAAAAGATAGCTCGTCTATTTAACGTTTCTACAGACTATCTCCTTGGTTATTCTGACATTCGTAACCCCTATGAGAAAACTTATGACAAATTAGGTATTAACGAATTAAGTCCGGAAAGCAAAAAGGAATTGGAGAAATTTGTTGAACTGTTAAAATTAAAAGATAAAATGGATAAGACCAAAGACGAAATGTCATCAGCTTTGGATTCAAACGCACAATAA
- a CDS encoding helix-turn-helix transcriptional regulator — translation MREVLRQYRLKSGMTVEQIAEIVKVAPSTYYKWEDGSRSPNIKKALLLAKILGSTVEELFFDEYLDKTSKQNKKESIQ, via the coding sequence ATGAGGGAAGTTTTACGACAATACAGATTAAAGAGCGGTATGACAGTTGAGCAAATAGCAGAGATTGTAAAAGTTGCCCCATCAACCTACTATAAATGGGAAGATGGCAGTAGAAGTCCTAATATAAAAAAGGCTTTACTCTTAGCAAAGATTTTAGGCAGTACAGTTGAAGAACTTTTTTTTGATGAATATTTAGACAAAACGTCTAAACAAAACAAAAAAGAAAGCATACAGTAG
- a CDS encoding DnaD domain protein, which translates to MNYIKQINAFYDWLETNSLSLSAIALWHALMHICNKTGWATEFAVATSVLSIKTGLSDRAIRNARNELKQKGRIDWRPRKGNQSAIYTIIPFPEDLTEIYSDNRSGNHTGNRSDKYLSEINSDNHSGNCSGNHSGNCSGNHSALYKLNETKRNINNNDDDVYIISNSQPKTVNDNDPLVFYQQNVGPLTPFVVDLVNEYRKELPDDLIVEALKLAIKNNARNLRYVEKILLSWLDRGIRSLDDYKRHEAEWENRKAGQETSNGQERKYSTEEIEGAIRYIKKKIKGYEGNNVIEYIHTLGYPDEVVENAIKIMIERGELAV; encoded by the coding sequence ATGAATTACATAAAGCAGATCAACGCTTTTTACGACTGGCTCGAAACAAATTCTCTGTCTCTATCCGCTATTGCATTATGGCATGCTCTTATGCACATATGCAATAAAACAGGATGGGCAACGGAATTTGCTGTAGCCACGTCGGTACTTAGTATTAAAACAGGTTTGTCAGATAGAGCGATTCGTAATGCCAGGAATGAACTTAAACAAAAAGGCAGGATTGATTGGAGACCCCGCAAAGGTAATCAATCAGCTATATATACCATTATTCCTTTCCCGGAAGATTTGACGGAAATATATTCCGACAACCGTTCCGGCAATCATACCGGCAATCGTTCCGACAAATATTTGTCGGAAATAAATTCCGACAATCATTCCGGAAACTGTTCCGGAAACCATTCCGGGAACTGTTCCGGCAATCATTCCGCATTATATAAACTAAACGAAACTAAACGAAATATAAATAATAATGACGACGACGTCTATATTATTAGTAACAGCCAGCCCAAAACTGTAAACGACAATGACCCTCTGGTGTTTTATCAGCAGAACGTAGGTCCTTTAACGCCATTTGTGGTTGATCTCGTCAACGAATACAGAAAAGAACTCCCTGACGATCTGATCGTTGAGGCACTTAAACTGGCAATAAAGAACAATGCAAGAAACCTGAGATATGTGGAAAAAATTTTACTCTCATGGCTTGACAGAGGCATTCGCTCACTAGATGACTATAAGCGTCATGAGGCAGAATGGGAAAACAGAAAGGCAGGCCAGGAGACGAGCAATGGGCAGGAAAGAAAATACAGCACAGAAGAGATAGAAGGTGCAATAAGGTACATCAAGAAAAAAATCAAGGGATACGAGGGCAATAACGTAATTGAATACATCCACACCTTAGGTTACCCGGACGAGGTGGTCGAAAATGCAATAAAAATCATGATTGAGAGGGGTGAACTGGCAGTATGA
- a CDS encoding XF1762 family protein, which yields MKFRVIPLSLREANEFVEKYHRHHKKVQGHKFSIGAVNENGELCGVAIVGRPVARLLDDGFTLEVTRLCTNGTKNVCSFLYAACRRIAREMGYKRLITYVLESESGTSLKAAGWKCVGLAGGGTWNRPNIGRYREDKHPICRKIRWEVNLA from the coding sequence ATGAAATTCAGAGTTATTCCTCTTTCGTTACGGGAAGCAAACGAATTTGTTGAAAAATATCATCGACATCACAAGAAAGTCCAAGGTCATAAGTTTTCGATAGGCGCAGTAAATGAAAACGGGGAATTATGTGGTGTAGCTATAGTGGGTCGCCCAGTCGCAAGGTTGCTGGACGATGGTTTCACTCTAGAAGTCACTAGATTGTGTACTAACGGTACTAAAAATGTTTGTTCATTTTTGTATGCCGCATGTAGAAGGATAGCACGTGAAATGGGATATAAGAGATTAATAACCTATGTATTAGAGTCAGAATCTGGAACATCGTTGAAAGCCGCAGGTTGGAAATGTGTTGGACTAGCAGGTGGGGGAACGTGGAACAGACCCAATATAGGTCGTTACAGAGAAGATAAACATCCTATTTGCAGAAAAATTAGGTGGGAGGTGAATTTAGCATGA